A stretch of DNA from bacterium:
TATTTTTGACGATTTCCTTGCCGAACCCGGAGCAGGAGACGAGGGTCGCGCCCTCCATCAGGCGGTGGAAGTCGTAGGTGACTGTCTTTTTGGAGATCGTCTTTTCCA
This window harbors:
- a CDS encoding isocitrate dehydrogenase (NADP(+)) is translated as EKTISKKTVTYDFHRLMEGATLVSCSGFGKEIVKNM